Proteins encoded within one genomic window of Triticum aestivum cultivar Chinese Spring chromosome 2D, IWGSC CS RefSeq v2.1, whole genome shotgun sequence:
- the LOC123048664 gene encoding subtilisin-like protease 4 has product MAFLTNLILLPLLLLATFSPTPSLCYVSPYAARVQQSATQTSAYHTYIVLVEPPPPGADEEGHHRWYETFLPSSHIGESGEPRLLHSYTEVFSGFTAKLTEAELDAVAKNPRFVRAFPDRTLQLMTTHTPEFLGLKNGTGFWSDACYGKGVIIGLLDTGIYASHPSFDDHGVPPPPMKWKGSCKAVRCNNKLIGTKSLVGDDGSYDYDGHGTHTSSTAAGNFITGASDHGVGTGTASGIAPGAHIAIYKVCTNRGCKVSVIMAGMDAAIKDGVDVLSLSLGSRTSVSFRNDPIAIGAFSAISKGIIVVCAAGNGGPTPRSITNDAPWLLTVAAGSVDRRFDAGVHLGNGKRIDGEALTKVTKPTSKPYPLLYSEEHRFCQNEDHGFVAGKVIVCQATTPANQYSDIARLMAAGAAGVVLFNNEAAGYTIALHDYKAGVVQLTSTDGITIAAYAKSATNGAVATFTYNNTVLGVRPSPVVASFSSRGPGYIAPGVLKPDILAPGLNILAAWPGPSFKIISGTSMATPHVSGVAALIKSLHPDWSPAAIKSAILTTSDTTNNMGDSILNERHGKASAYDRGAGHVNPARAADPGLVYDLSTTDYAGFICWLFGDKGLVTIVRNSSLTCAKLPKVKDVQLNYPTLTVPLASTPFTVTRTVTNVGPADSTYAAKVDSPSSMTVRVSPETLVFSKVGEKKTFNVTVSCQRVGASEIFVEGSLSWVSKKHVVRSPIVAIRGVGGHAPAPSP; this is encoded by the coding sequence ATGGCATTCTTGACAAATCTCATACTACTGCCACTTCTCTTGCTCGCCACCTTCTCTCCTACACCTTCACTGTGCTATGTTAGTCCATATGCTGCAAGGGTACAGCAGAGTGCTACACAAACATCTGCTTACCACACTTACATTGTGCTCGTTGAGCCACCTCCCCCAGGTGCCGATGAAGAGGGCCATCATCGGTGGTACGAAACTTTCTTGCCGAGCTCACACATCGGTGAATCCGGGGAGCCACGTCTCCTCCACTCCTACACCGAGGTGTTTAGTGGCTTCACGGCGAAGCTCACAGAGGCTGAGCTCGACGCGGTCGCCAAGAATCCCAGGTTTGTGCGCGCGTTCCCAGACCGAACGCTGCAACTCATGACCACACACACACCGGAGTTCCTCGGGCTGAAGAATGGCACCGGGTTTTGGAGCGATGCATGCTATGGGAAGGGAGTGATTATCGGGCTACTCGACACCGGGATCTATGCATCACACCCTTCGTTCGACGATCATGGTGTCCCACCACCCCCGATGAAGTGGAAGGGCTCATGCAAGGCGGTCAGGTGCAACAACAAGCTCATCGGTACCAAATCACTTGTTGGAGATGATGGCTCGTACGATTATGACGGGCACGGAACACACACCTCATCCACTGCCGCTGGGAACTTCATCACCGGTGCGTCGGACCATGGAGTGGGCACAGGCACTGCTTCTGgaattgctccaggtgcccacatCGCGATATACAAGGTGTGCACCAATAGGGGCTGCAAAGTATCCGTCATAATGGCCGGCATGGATGCGGCCATCAAGGATGGGGTGGACGTGCTCTCGCTGTCTCTCGGTAGCAGAACCAGTGTCAGCTTCAGAAATGACCCCATCGCCATCGGTGCATTCAGCGCAATATCGAAGGGCATCATTGTGGTGTGTGCGGCTGGCAACGGAGGTCCCACTCCACGATCGATCACAAACGATGCACCGTGGTTGCTCACGGTTGCTGCCGGCTCGGTGGACCGGAGATTCGACGCTGGCGTGCATCTCGGCAACGGCAAGCGCATCGACGGGGAAGCACTTACCAAGGTGACAAAGCCAACCTCAAAGCCGTACCCTCTCCTCTACTCCGAGGAACATCGTTTCTGCCAGAATGAGGATCATGGTTTCGTTGCTGGGAAAGTAATTGTTTGCCAGGCCACGACACCAGCGAATCAGTATTCCGACATTGCGAGGCTAATGGCTGCCGGTGCGGCTGGCGTGGTGCTTTTCAATAATGAAGCCGCCGGCTACACCATTGCTCTTCATGACTACAAGGCGGGGGTGGTGCAGCTGACCTCTACCGATGGCATCACCATTGCAGCTTACGCGAAGTCAGCAACGAACGGCGCCGTGGCAACTTTCACATACAACAACACAGTGTTGGGTGTTCGTCCGAGCCCGGTCGTGGCGTCGTTCTCTTCGAGGGGTCCAGGCTATATCGCCCCCGGCGTGCTCAAGCCAGACATTCTTGCACCCGGGCTCAACATCCTTGCGGCATGGCCAGGACCTTCTTTCAAAATCATATCAGGTACGTCCATGGCAACGCCACATGTCAGCGGTGTTGCAGCTCTTATCAAAAGCTTGCATCCCGACTGGTCACCGGCTGCCATCAAGTCGGCCATCTTGACAACCTCGGACACCACGAACAACATGGGCGACTCGATCTTGAATGAGAGGCATGGTAAAGCCAGTGCCTACGATAGAGGCGCCGGCCATGTGAACCCCGCGAGAGCCGCCGACCCTGGTCTAGTGTACGACCTCAGCACGACTGACTATGCGGGCTTCATCTGCTGGCTCTTCGGCGACAAAGGCTTGGTGACCATCGTACGCAACTCGAGCTTGACCTGCGCGAAGctgcccaaggtcaaggacgttcAGCTCAACTACCCTACTCTAACTGTGCCGCTAGCATCAACGCCGTTCACCGTGACCCGGACGGTGACGAACGTCGGGCCGGCAGATTCTACTTACGCCGCCAAGGTAGACTCGCCAAGCTCTATGACAGTGCGTGTCTCCCCAGAGACACTGGTGTTCTCCAAGGTTGGAGAGAAGAAGACATTCAACGTGACAGTGAGCTGCCAACGCGTGGGTGCATCAGAAATCTTTGTGGAGGGAAGCTTGAGCTGGGTGTCGAAGAAGCATGTTGTGCGTAGTCCCATTGTCGCCATCCGCGGAGTGGGAGGTCATGCTCCCGCTCCATCACCATGA
- the LOC123051511 gene encoding subtilisin-like protease — protein MASFTNLSVALLLLTILFPTLALCYINPATSVHQNATKPSAYHAYIVLVEPPRSNAGEDAHRQWHKSFLPSSLTGESNESRLLHSYTEVFSGFAVRLTDAELDSVAKKPGFVRAFPDRTLQLMTTHTPEFLGLRNDTGFWSQAGYGKGVIIGLLDTGIYATHPSFNDHGVPPPPARWKGSCKAARCNNKLIGAKSFIKGVNSGDEEGHGTHTSSTAAGNFVTGASYHGVGKGTAAGIAPSAHIAMYKVCDSRGCEESAVLAGLEEAIKDGVDVLSFSLGGTMSPIYDQDPIAIGAFSAMSKGIVMVCAAGNDGPDLFSVTNVAPWLLTVAAGSVDRSFGAGVNLGNGKIIDGEALTQKASPSSKSHPLVYSEERRYCNYSDDSGITGKILVCENTKSETQQSNVRRIVGAGASGVVLFNDEISGYTTIVQDYNSSVVQVTASDGGILKAYAASSKSSSVASLTYNNTLFGVRPAPVVPFFSSRGPSFTNLNILKPDILAPGLNILAAWPPSTASGQGPFNIISGTSMATPHVSGVAALIKSIHPDWSPAAIKSAILTTSDIVNSTGGSILDEQHRKAGVFDTGAGHVNPARAADPGLVYDLSVTEYAGYICWFLGDSGLATIVRNSSLTCGKLPKVQHAQLNYPTITVLVSSTPFTVNRTVTNVGPADSTFKAKVDVPRPLTVRVSPETLSFSKAGEKKTFSMSVSGDLGKEVLYVEGSLSWVSERHVVRSPIVALPASSP, from the coding sequence ATGGCGTCATTCACAAATCTCTCGGTAGCACTTCTCTTGCTCACCATCCTCTTTCCTACACTCGCACTATGCTATATCAATCCAGCCACAAGCGTACACCAAAATGCCACAAAACCCTCTGCTTATCATGCTTACATCGTGCTCGTCGAGCCACCACGCTCAAATGCCGGCGAAGACGCCCATCGCCAGTGGCACAAGTCTTTCTTGCCGAGTTCGTTGACGGGTGAGTCCAACGAGTCGCGCCTTCTCCATTCCTACACCGAGGTGTTCAGTGGCTTCGCCGTGAGGCTCACCGACGCCGAGCTCGATTCGGTGGCCAAGAAGCCAGGGTTTGTGCGTGCATTCCCCGACCGGACCCTGCAGCTAATGACCACCCACACGCCAGAGTTCCTTGGACTAAGGAACGACACCGGGTTCTGGAGCCAGGCTGGCTACGGGAAGGGAGTCATCATTGGACTGCTCGACACCGGCATCTATGCGACACACCCTTCTTTCAATGACCATGGAGTTCCACCACCCCCAGCAAGGTGGAAGGGCTCATGCAAGGCGGCCCGGTGCAACAACAAGCTCATCGGTGCCAAGTCATTCATCAAGGGTGTTAACTCTGGCGACGAAGAGGGACACGGAACGCATACCTCGTCCACGGCAGCCGGGAACTTCGTCACCGGCGCGTCATACCATGGTGTGGGAAAGGGCACCGCAGCCGGAATTGCTCCTAGCGCACACATCGCCATGTACAAGGTATGCGACAGTAGAGGCTGCGAGGAATCCGCCGTACTGGCCGGCCTAGAAGAGGCCATCAAGGATGGGGTGGACGTGCTCTCGTTCTCCCTTGGTGGCACCATGAGTCCCATCTATGATCAAGACCCCATCGCTATCGGCGCGTTTAGTGCTATGTCCAAGGGCATCGTCATGGTGTGTGCCGCAGGTAACGATGGTCCGGATCTGTTCTCGGTCACCAATGTCGCCCCGTGGTTGCTCACAGTCGCCGCCGGCTCCGTAGACCGGAGCTTCGGTGCCGGTGTGAATCTTGGCAATGGCAAGATCATCGATGGAGAAGCGCTTACCCAGAAAGCGAGTCCGAGCTCAAAGTCGCACCCTCTCGTCTACTCCGAGGAACGGCGGTACTGCAATTACAGTGATGACAGTGGCATCACCGGTAAGATCCTGGTCTGCGAGAACACGAAGTCGGAGACTCAACAGTCCAACGTCCGTAGAATAGTGGGTGCTGGTGCGTCCGGCGTGGTGTTGTTCAACGACGAAATCAGTGGCTACACCACCATTGTTCAGGATTACAACTCCAGTGTTGTACAGGTGACCGCATCCGACGGTGGCATCCTCAAAGCTTACGCCGCGTCGTCGAAGAGCAGCTCTGTGGCCTCTCTCACGTACAACAACACATTGTTTGGTGTCCGCCCGGCCCCTGTCGTGCCTTTTTTCTCTTCCCGGGGTCCAAGCTTCACCAACCTCAACATCCTAAAGCCGGACATATTGGCACCGGGGCTCAACATCCTCGCTGCATGGCCGCCAAGCACGGCCTCCGGACAGGGCCCTTTCAACATCATATCAGGCACATCCATGGCGACGCCCCACGTGAGTGGTGTTGCGGCGCTTATTAAAAGCATCCATCCCGACTGGTCGCCGGCCGCCATCAAGTCTGCTATCCTGACGACGTCGGACATCGTTAATAGCACTGGCGGCTCAATCTTAGACGAGCAGCATCGAAAGGCCGGGGTGTTCGACACAGGCGCCGGCCATGTGAACCCGGCGAGAGCCGCCGACCCTGGCTTGGTGTACGACCTCAGCGTCACTGAGTATGCCGGCTACATCTGCTGGTTCCTCGGTGACAGCGGCCTAGCAACCATCGTGCGCAACTCGAGCTTGACCTGCGGGAAGCTGCCCAAGGTCCAGCACGCGCAGCTTAACTACCCGACGATAACTGTGTTGGTTTCATCGACTCCGTTCACAGTGAACCGAACTGTGACGAACGTTGGGCCAGCGGATTCGACATTCAAGGCCAAGGTGGACGTGCCGAGGCCTCTGACGGTGCGTGTCTCCCCGGAGACGCTGTCATTCTCCAAAGCCGGAGAGAAGAAGACCTTCAGCATGTCTGTGAGCGGCGACCTGGGCAAGGAAGTACTGTATGTGGAGGGAAGCTTGAGCTGGGTATCGGAGAGGCATGTCGTGCGGAGCCCCATCGTCGCTCTTCCGGCCTCATCGCCATGA